Proteins encoded in a region of the Vicia villosa cultivar HV-30 ecotype Madison, WI linkage group LG5, Vvil1.0, whole genome shotgun sequence genome:
- the LOC131604122 gene encoding F-box/kelch-repeat protein At3g06240-like, whose translation MAYLYSALTHVREDVKRKVLDYIPNDISFDILLKLPVKSLKRFTCVCHFWAYLFKNPLFMKMYCKHLFLSKYEYHHNFRLLLKQTEYWYDDNADIFLLSGKKIENKVKLDWPPPFKKYREDKFILGSAVNGIICIYQASGMGNTSRINQEVVLWNPSTREFKVIPSGSFERTILKAYPPGSVLEDLPIIPTISNIHGFGYDLVTNDYKLIQYFCFFDNINSTDPNENTLWQIYSLKSNSWRDLKIKMPNYSWNNKLPDHIGYAIYFRGMCHWWGCEDHFGEVMLVSFNLAEEVVITTPTKTISCGFSKYMVVLNDSIAMIEDENIFYFSILILGEIGVAESWTRLFRIGPLSDVNKPIGVGKNGDIFLNRYSEIENFNLDTEMIEEIGFSGEFNQSQIIIYNDSLLLIGGIHS comes from the exons atggcgtatttgtACTCGGCATTAACAcatgtgcgtgaagatg TCAAAAGAAAAGTTCTCGATTATATACCTAATGATATTTCTTTTGACATTTTATTGAAATTGCCGGTGAAATCATTGAAGCGATTTACATGTGTATGTCATTTCTGggcatatttatttaaaaatcctCTATTCATGAAAATGTACTGCAAACATTTATTCTTATCTAAATACGAATATCATCATAATTTTCGTCTCCTCTTAAAGCAGACAGAATATTGGTATGATGATAATGCTGATATATTTTTACTTTCTGGTAAAAAAATTGAGAATAAAGTCAAGTTAGATTGGCCACCTCCGTTTAAGAAGTATCGAGAAGATAAATTTATTCTTGGTTCGGCTGTTAATGGCATAATTTGTATTTATCAAGCCAGTGGAATGGGAAACACTAGTAGGATTAACCAGGAGGTAGTACTGTGGAACCCATCTACGAGAGAATTTAAGGTCATTCCCAGTGGCTCTTTTGAACGTACGATTTTAAAAGCATATCCTCCTGGATCTGTTTTAGAAGATCTACCTATAATCCCTACCATTAGTAACATTCATGGTTTTGGTTATGACCTTGTTACTAATGACTACAAGTTGATTCAATATTTTTGTTTCTTTGATAATATCAATAGTACAGATCCAAATGAAAATACATTATGGCAAATTTATAGCCTCAAAAGTAATTCTTGGAGGGATCTTAAAATTAAAATGCCAAATTACTCATGGAATAACAAGTTGCCCGATCATATTGGTTATGCAATATACTTTCGTGGAATGTGTCATTGGTGGGGCTGTGAAGATCATTTTGGAGAAGTGATGTTGGTATCATTTAACTTGGCTGAAGAAGTCGTTATTACAACACCCACCAAAACTATTTCTTGTGGATTTTCTAAATACATGGTGGTGTTAAATGATTCAATTGCTATGATCGaggatgaaaatatattttatttttcaatattaattttaGGTGAGATTGGTGTCGCAGAATCATGGACGAGACTTTTTAGAATTGGACCCCTATCCGATGTTAATAAACCTATTGGGGTTGGCAAGAATGGTGATATATTCTTAAATAGATATTCCGaaatagaaaattttaatttagatACAGAGATGATTGAAGAGATTGGTTTTAGTGGAGAGTTCAACCAAAgtcaaataattatttataatgataGTCTTCTTCTTATAGGAGGAATACAtagttaa